One region of Plasmodium gaboni strain SY75 chromosome 6, whole genome shotgun sequence genomic DNA includes:
- a CDS encoding N-acetylglucosamine transferase (transcript variant 2; alternatively spliced), with product MSGVNYDIKLNECLSIFFPKNIQIINTDTKYYLYGFSNDNIYIIVHITDKYIENFKLKKKHEKYSEWKYFRIVGELAFIENFKQLDKNMCTIENEDNNKVNYLYLIYYNNIPIFKKKSGKEQNISALFILYDVKKYVYNMVNDHVNTLVLEAFRREDIIKKIKEKENNIDINKESNNDTNKESNIENDKNEQIKYTDIYDTNSKSDKDIQKNNKKDCDSTNKNSSFFIDPFESDSYEKYNFIDKKCGSQNVDKSKKDKENIYSENITPSNNNNNNYDNKENDCDKHQLDKCNKDKDNKLKLNDKDEFISYNFIEDKLTEPFHMNQIIHLINKKCIFSKCLENYENRYFVMKKEDILKKKKKQKKMSIFSYIISTILFFTYIISLINSCLYYVICTPKLLSEYLFSKKKINTFILIKKKFLFHSEWHNIFRSFMKNKQNPSEYYKYREILLIRIINLIIDIFLGCLIFLLLYFNVINLHYISEKAQIFYGTSTLTSILGTLLQNPLGFKLNNNFTSFIGSILVSILDKWDFFTNTIPVNNSTVLNFVGYTSLLGFSFFLSFVIDYLRFVTAHWEKMEHTKTKS from the exons ATGAGTGGTGTCaattatgatataaaattaaatgaatgtttaagtatatttttccctaaaaatatacaaataattaatacagatacaaaatattatttatatggtttttcaaatgataacatatatattattgtcCACATTACAGATAAATAT ATAGAAAActttaaattaaaaaagaaacatgAAAAATATTCAGAATGGAAATATTTCAGAATTGTAGGTGAACTTGCTTTTATTGAAAATTTCAAACAAttagataaaaatatgtgcactatagaaaatgaagacaataataaagtgaattatctttatctcatttattataataatatacctatatttaaaaaaaaaagtggaaaagaacaaaatataagtgcgctatttattttatatgatgtaaaaaaatatgtgtATAATATGGTTAATGATCATGTAAATACATTAGTCCTAGAAGCCTTCAGAAGAGAAgacataataaaaaaaataaaagaaaaagaaaataatattgatataaataaagaaagtaataatgatacaaataaagaaagtaatattgaaaatgataaaaatgaacaaatCAAATATACAGATATATATGATACAAATAGTAAGAGTGATAAagatatacaaaaaaataataagaaagATTGTGATAGTActaataaaaatagtaGTTTCTTTATTGACCCTTTTGAGAGTGATTCATATGAAAAGTATAATTTTattgataaaaaatgtGGTTCGCAAAATGTCgataaatcaaaaaaagataaagaaaatatatattctgaaaatattactcctagtaataataacaataataattatgataataaagaaaatgattGTGATAAGCACCAATTAGATAAATGtaataaagataaagacaataaattaaaattaaatgataaggatgaatttatttcttataattttattgAAGATAAATTAACTGAACCATTTCATATGAATcaaataattcatttaattaataaaaaatgtatattttctaaatgcttagaaaattatgaaaatagatattttgtaatgaaaaaagaagacattttaaaaaaaaaaaagaaacaaaaaaaaatgtctatattttcatatatcatatcaacaatattattttttacatatatcATATCACTTATAAATAgttgtttatattatgtaatatGTACACCAAAATTGTTGAGTGAATATctattttcaaaaaaaaaaattaatacatttatattaataaaaaaaaaatttttattccATTCTGAATGGCATAATATATTCCGTAGCTTCatgaaaaataaacaaaacccatctgaatattataaatatagagaaattttattaattcgTATTATCAATTTAATAATCGATATTTTCTTGGGATGTCTGATATTTCTTTTACTTTATTTTAATGTAATTAACCTACATTATATATCAGAGAAGGCtcaaatattttatggCACCAGTACCTTAAC GTCTATCTTGGGTACCTTGTTGCAAAATCCGTTAGgttttaaattaaataataattttacaTCTTTCATTGGTAGCATCCTTGTTTCGATATTGGACAAATG GGATTTTTTCACAAATACCATCCCCGTGAATAATAGTACAGTTTTAAATTTTGTTGGATATACATCACTGTTGggtttttctttttttttgtcttttGTTATTGATTATTTGAGATTCGTAACAGCACAT tGGGAAAAAATGGAACATACTAAAACTAAGAGTTGA
- a CDS encoding putative trafficking protein particle complex subunit 6A, with the protein MSESKISKTSLLLLFNEIIKINIELLRNKDIDLSSVNSSDNYYEDEENEKRLPFYDDEKNKENDSIEEINKNEKIDKNVKNEKKKLSEKDINNNMNENINENINNNKMNNNNNKINNNDIYSNEKNNLNSDIYTNIQNNERDHINIVSSKLKDIGKCIGLKLIERMLIYKNEFYDVKDILKFISKDIWYILFNKNSDRIQTQKKGVYIINENDIGFYLQHLLIDNETNQKNNFIHYFLILIIGIIKGILKRFKIKAYVTYELNYPQCSFQISINDE; encoded by the exons ATGAGTGAAAGTAAAATTTCTAAAACTAGTTTGttacttttatttaatgaaattattaagataaatatagaaTTATTACGAAATAAGGATATTGATTTAAGTAGTGTCAACAGTAgtgataattattatgagGATGAggaaaatgaaaaaagaCTACCTTTttatgatgatgaaaaaaataaagaaaatgattcaatagaagaaattaacaaaaatgaaaaaatagataaaaatgtaaaaaatgaaaaaaaaaagttgAGTGAAAAggatattaataataatatgaatgaaaatataaatgaaaatataaataataataaaatgaataataataataataaaataaataataatgatatatatagtaatgaaaaaaataatttgaataGTGATATATATACGAATATACAAAACAATGAAAGAgatcatataaatattgtatcaagcaaattaaaagatatagGGAAATGTATAGGTTTGAAATTAATAGAAAGGATGctaatatataaaaatgaattttaTGATGTTAAggatattttaaaatttatttcaaAGGATATTTggtatattttatttaataaaaattcaGATAGAATACaaacacaaaaaaaaggtgtctatataattaatgaaaatgatatagGTTTTTATTTACAGCATTTATTAATAGACAATGAAAcaaatcaaaaaaataattttattcattactttttaatattaattattgGTATTATTAAAGGAATATTAAAGAGGTTCAAGATTAAGGCATACGTGACATATGAGTTAAATTACCCCCAAT GTTCTTTTCAAATAAGTATAAATGACGAATAA
- a CDS encoding N-acetylglucosamine transferase (transcript variant 1; alternatively spliced), with translation MSGVNYDIKLNECLSIFFPKNIQIINTDTKYYLYGFSNDNIYIIVHITDKYIENFKLKKKHEKYSEWKYFRIVGELAFIENFKQLDKNMCTIENEDNNKVNYLYLIYYNNIPIFKKKSGKEQNISALFILYDVKKYVYNMVNDHVNTLVLEAFRREDIIKKIKEKENNIDINKESNNDTNKESNIENDKNEQIKYTDIYDTNSKSDKDIQKNNKKDCDSTNKNSSFFIDPFESDSYEKYNFIDKKCGSQNVDKSKKDKENIYSENITPSNNNNNNYDNKENDCDKHQLDKCNKDKDNKLKLNDKDEFISYNFIEDKLTEPFHMNQIIHLINKKCIFSKCLENYENRYFVMKKEDILKKKKKQKKMSIFSYIISTILFFTYIISLINSCLYYVICTPKLLSEYLFSKKKINTFILIKKKFLFHSEWHNIFRSFMKNKQNPSEYYKYREILLIRIINLIIDIFLGCLIFLLLYFNVINLHYISEKAQIFYGTSTLTSILGTLLQNPLGFKLNNNFTSFIGSILVSILDKWDFFTNTIPVNNSTVLNFVGYTSLLGFSFFLSFVIDYLRFVTAHVTIIYFFLKKICTLFHKNMYSLYLLFNGKKWNILKLRVDTNYYSNEEVLLGTILFTILIFLYPTIFVLVLVFGLIYLIINRIIYLLCVMEKIILYTPFYIFFIQPNCNKYISKGFKFTKYEVGEYELLKTYPNNSYLVLENIHFLFFDKIKLFINIFLYFKDLK, from the exons ATGAGTGGTGTCaattatgatataaaattaaatgaatgtttaagtatatttttccctaaaaatatacaaataattaatacagatacaaaatattatttatatggtttttcaaatgataacatatatattattgtcCACATTACAGATAAATAT ATAGAAAActttaaattaaaaaagaaacatgAAAAATATTCAGAATGGAAATATTTCAGAATTGTAGGTGAACTTGCTTTTATTGAAAATTTCAAACAAttagataaaaatatgtgcactatagaaaatgaagacaataataaagtgaattatctttatctcatttattataataatatacctatatttaaaaaaaaaagtggaaaagaacaaaatataagtgcgctatttattttatatgatgtaaaaaaatatgtgtATAATATGGTTAATGATCATGTAAATACATTAGTCCTAGAAGCCTTCAGAAGAGAAgacataataaaaaaaataaaagaaaaagaaaataatattgatataaataaagaaagtaataatgatacaaataaagaaagtaatattgaaaatgataaaaatgaacaaatCAAATATACAGATATATATGATACAAATAGTAAGAGTGATAAagatatacaaaaaaataataagaaagATTGTGATAGTActaataaaaatagtaGTTTCTTTATTGACCCTTTTGAGAGTGATTCATATGAAAAGTATAATTTTattgataaaaaatgtGGTTCGCAAAATGTCgataaatcaaaaaaagataaagaaaatatatattctgaaaatattactcctagtaataataacaataataattatgataataaagaaaatgattGTGATAAGCACCAATTAGATAAATGtaataaagataaagacaataaattaaaattaaatgataaggatgaatttatttcttataattttattgAAGATAAATTAACTGAACCATTTCATATGAATcaaataattcatttaattaataaaaaatgtatattttctaaatgcttagaaaattatgaaaatagatattttgtaatgaaaaaagaagacattttaaaaaaaaaaaagaaacaaaaaaaaatgtctatattttcatatatcatatcaacaatattattttttacatatatcATATCACTTATAAATAgttgtttatattatgtaatatGTACACCAAAATTGTTGAGTGAATATctattttcaaaaaaaaaaattaatacatttatattaataaaaaaaaaatttttattccATTCTGAATGGCATAATATATTCCGTAGCTTCatgaaaaataaacaaaacccatctgaatattataaatatagagaaattttattaattcgTATTATCAATTTAATAATCGATATTTTCTTGGGATGTCTGATATTTCTTTTACTTTATTTTAATGTAATTAACCTACATTATATATCAGAGAAGGCtcaaatattttatggCACCAGTACCTTAAC GTCTATCTTGGGTACCTTGTTGCAAAATCCGTTAGgttttaaattaaataataattttacaTCTTTCATTGGTAGCATCCTTGTTTCGATATTGGACAAATG GGATTTTTTCACAAATACCATCCCCGTGAATAATAGTACAGTTTTAAATTTTGTTGGATATACATCACTGTTGggtttttctttttttttgtcttttGTTATTGATTATTTGAGATTCGTAACAGCACAT GTTAccattatttatttttttttgaaaaaaatatgtaccctttttcataaaaatatgtattcCTTATACCTACTATTCAA tGGGAAAAAATGGAACATACTAAAACTAAGAGTTGATACAAATTATTACTCAAATGAAGAAGTACTTTTAG gtaccatattatttaccattttaatttttttgtacCCTACCATTTTTGTTCTTGTTTTGGTTTTTGGTCttatatatcttataataaata GAATTATATACCTTTTGTGTGTTATGgagaaaataattttgtaCACGCCtttctatattttctttattcaACCGAAttgtaataaatatattagtAAGGGTTTCAAGTTTACAAAAT atgAAGTTGGG GAATATGAACTGTTAAAAACGTATCCGAATAACAGCTACTTGGTGCTAgaaaatattcattttttattttttgataaaataaaattgtttataaatattttcctttATTTTAAAGACCTCAAGTGA
- a CDS encoding hypothetical protein (conserved Plasmodium protein, unknown function), whose protein sequence is MHIKKLGIYLDNCNKGYTNIFFLYPYNNYYFPLLKKFNTINKFQRPICIDNNKKKYYTFKKNKLHVRNLLTKREENEIDTNNNITPFFNDKLIIDKELNSNKIFSHYTKCYIHKESEHILVLCLKKLNEYEKIKDKAKLSVFIYELQNLSKSKISFNILKNIDIINKLFIHINENIQHASSPSLLLSVALSYRNIKLNKYTYFKNVLRAVCNNIKVYKTTKLNKLLRNENTNNKNNNNEDSYEYTIELLNKNKKKNKSKQINMLNVYTNNMNNSTLCYILYSYSTLFTISNSYLLYISKYILLNPGNLNYLDILSLLYFISRNNFKIKKNDLLYYKDIQLNNINKNTTTDGSIDKNENIGSIQDDSYSLCKHNKSINDTKKNKIIINDISALKNINNKYDEYKNTYMKILRTIIYIISKRKMLFENPNILILILYYYFKMNLIPIQIFYKLHFKIKKNIKNIDIKYISLYLYILSNINFNISYYKFIYKYLTNVFQYRQKEFNILSLSMSFYSLSKNYYFNDQFXXXXXXXXITNIIYTLGKLKIKHDELCDTLCDILTRRIESMSVLNLSLIVHNLSKLNYKNDNFYKLCLEKGKELFPIFTAKQLVIFTEGMIMNNIYDYEFIEMFFNKLIKIDNIESKKKTNILNKICFTLVLEKQDFIKKFPLSINTMISKHMDYIQKKSFMYIHDEIVNILNYLNVENFEILKEKKPYMFDIYIRNNDSIYIDILSPKEYLHIKKLDISINHDNNYNNDNNINDSNNTYSNNNNKDKQLSAFVELKKRHMSKLNTKYLYIDKTSYLSLDSIDKKINFIKNFLEKKCSYNFNYINKTKEQQKKDISTLLLFNETQTNYYQNKIGQETKFIKDKDIMSQYHKKYPIQNKDFYLFLSCAKTENIIKNYHKKKKIKVNYKEPLIKQQQIFVNCDEKLLLHENKTELFKNTHTEYSKGMMSKENNPFYNQHDKERQFLFHKKCHGLSKHEYIDEKTNKIVIKKNVLNGIINYI, encoded by the coding sequence ATgcatattaaaaaattagGTATATACTTGGATAATTGTAACAAAGGgtatacaaatatattttttctttatccatacaataattattattttcctcttttaaaaaaattcaatACAATAAACAAATTTCAAAGACCCATATGTATAGACAATaataagaagaaatattatacttttaaaaaaaataaattacaTGTGCGTAACTTATTAACAAAACGGGAAGAAAATGAGATAGatactaataataatatcactcccttttttaatgataaattaattatagataaagaattaaatagtaataaaatattttcgCATTATACAAAATGTTATATACATAAAGAAAGTGAACATATATTAGTTTTATGtcttaaaaaattaaatgaatatgaaaaaataaaagataaagCAAAATTAAGTGTCTTCATTTATGAATTACAGAATTTAAGCAAATCGAAaatttcatttaatattttaaaaaatatagatattataaataaattatttatacacATTAATGAGAATATTCAACATGCATCATCTCCTTCTTTATTACTATCCGTGGCTTTAAGttatagaaatataaaattaaataaatatacctattttaaaaatgtattacGAGCTGtatgtaataatatcaaGGTTTATAAAACTACCAAGCTAAATAAATTACTAAGAAATGAAAACAcaaacaataaaaataataataatgaagacAGTTATGAATATACAATTGAATTacttaataaaaataaaaaaaaaaataaaagtaaacaaattaatatgctaaatgtatatacaaataatatgaataatagtacattatgttatatattatattccTATTCAACTTTATTTACAATATCTAATTcttatttgttatatatttctaaatatatattgttaaaTCCTGGTaatttgaattatttaGATATTTTGTcacttttatatttcataagTAGAAacaattttaaaataaaaaaaaatgatttactatattataaagatatacagttaaataatataaataaaaatacgACAACTGATGGCTCTATTGATaagaatgaaaatataGGAAGTATTCAAGATGATTCGTATTCATTGTgtaaacataataaaagCATTAATgatacaaaaaaaaataaaataataataaatgatatatctgctttaaaaaatataaataataaatatgatgaatataaaaatacatatatgaaaatattaagaactataatttatattataagtaaaagaaaaatgCTCTTTGAAAACccaaatattttaatattaatattatattattatttcaaaaTGAATTTGATACctatacaaatattttataaacttcattttaaaataaaaaagaatattaaaaatattgatataaaatatatatcattatatttatatattttaagtaatatcaattttaatattagctattataaattcatatacaaatatttgACGAATGTTTTTCAGTATAGACAAAAAGAATTTAACATTCTTTCTTTATCTATGTCATTTTATTCACtttcaaaaaattattattttaatgaCCAGTTTANNNNNNNNNNNNNNNNNNNNNTCataacaaatattatatatacccttgggaaattaaaaataaaacatgATGAATTATGTGACACATTATGTGATATTCTCACTCGAAGAATCGAAAGTATGTCAGTTTTAAATTTAAGCTTAATTGTTCATAATTTATCAAAActtaattataaaaatgacaatttttataaattatgtttggaaaaaggaaaagaaTTGTTTCCAATATTTACAGCAAAACAATTGGTAATTTTTACAGAAGGTATGataatgaataatatttatgacTATGAGTTTATTGAAATGTTTTTCAATAAGCTAATAAAAATAGACAATATTGAAAGTAAGAAgaaaacaaatatattaaataaaatatgttttaCTTTAGTTTTAGAAAAACAagattttataaaaaaatttccTTTATCTATTAATACTATGATATCGAAACATATGGATTATATTCAGAAAAAAAGTTTTATGTATATTCATGATGAAAtagtaaatatattaaattatttgaatgttgaaaattttgaaattttaaaagaaaaaaaaccatatatgtttgatatatatataagaaataatgatagtatatatatagatatattatcacCGAAGGAATATTTGcacattaaaaaattagaCATTTCGATTAATcatgataataattataataatgataataatattaatgatagtaataatacttatagtaataataataataaggatAAACAATTGAGTGCATTTGTTGAACTGAAAAAAAGACACATGTCTAAATTgaatacaaaatatttatatattgataaGACTAGCTATTTATCTCTAGATAGtatagataaaaaaattaattttattaaaaactttttggaaaaaaaatgttcatataattttaattatataaataaaacaaaagaacaacaaaaaaaagatataagTACATTACTTCTTTTTAATGAGACACaaacaaattattatcaaaataaaataggACAAGAAACGAAATTCATAAAAGATAAAGATATTATGTCACAgtatcataaaaaatatcctattcaaaataaagatttttatttatttctttcaTGTGCAAAAActgaaaatataataaaaaattatcataaaaaaaaaaaaattaaagtaaattataaagaaCCTTTAATAAAACAACAACAAATATTTGTCAACTGtgatgaaaaattattgttacatgaaaacaaaacagaattatttaaaaatactCATACCGAATATTCAAAAGGTATGATGAGCAAAGAAAATAATCCTTTTTATAATCAGCATGATAAAGAAAGGCagtttttatttcataaaaaatgtCATGGTTTAAGTAAACATGAATATATTGATGAAAAAACTAATAAAattgttataaaaaaaaatgtgtTAAATGgaattataaattatatttaa